The Salvelinus fontinalis isolate EN_2023a chromosome 24, ASM2944872v1, whole genome shotgun sequence genome has a segment encoding these proteins:
- the LOC129821951 gene encoding uncharacterized protein LOC129821951 yields the protein MNFKFTYSEIEELGGNLPMKKRKSRFTFDEVLLLLTEVKRNRHILVSKFNQGASSDLRKRTWADIAIRINKISECQREVMEIVKKWADLKCDAKRRMVAMRGPNGVRISQNLSPVEKMVHEILSMSPPNKATMGSMNDEPEENDFGDMSEMSTRSSGTSNGMAGLHHMAMPVTSPHAMGSSMSPFSTPDKDIGMFSQMPFGRDPSQSSHDFSFMKPVDEDDSLGFEDLEEEPRHMGSFRPPAEPRRTYSRFAASSTAVSSSMATSSSSHPAPSSSFLPALSSSTSTGSVMRQGAIRKQLAHSASLSLKEQQATTALLGAVSGSLGALAQSVQQLVESQQEFVRDSLQMQRETVSVLRDFSTNALALLRDKVNGHPPP from the exons ATGAATTTTAAATTCACCTATAGCGAAATAGAGGAACTTGGGGGCAACTTGCCCATGAAGAAAAGGAAGTCACGCTTCACCTTCGATGAAGTCCTTCTGCTTTTGACTGAAGTCAAAAGAAACAGGCACATCCTCGTAA GCAAGTTCAACCAAGGCGCCTCGTCAGACCTGAGGAAGCGAACATGGGCAGACATCGCGATTCGCATCAACAAAATTAGCGAGTGCCAACGGGAGGTCATGGAGATCGTCAAGAAGTGGGCGGACCTAAAGTGTGATGCCAAGCGTAGGATGGTGGCCATGCGAGGGCCTAACGGTGTCCGTATCTCCCAGAACCTGTCGCCGGTGGAGAAAATGGTGCACGAGATACTATCCATGTCCCCTCCGAACAAGGCCACCATGGGCAGTATGAATGATGAACCTGAGGAGAATGACTTTGGTGACATGTCAGAGATGTCGACTCGCTCCTCTGGCACCTCTAATGGTATGGCTGGTCTTCATCACATGGCTATGCCTGTCACCAGCCCCCACGCGATGGGCTCGTCTATGTCTCCTTTCTCAACTCCGGATAAAGATATTGGCATGTTCTCTCAGATGCCATTTGGCC GGGATCCTTCTCAGTCATCTCATGATTTTTCATTCATGAAACCAGTCGATGAAG ACGACAGTCTGGGATTTGAGGACCTGGAAGAGGAGCCGCGGCACATGGGCTCCTTCCGCCCTCCTGCTGAGCCTCGTCGCACCTACTCCAGATTCGCTGCCTCTTCCACCGCTGTGTCTTCCTCCATGGCTACCTCCTCGTCATCCCACCCAgctccctcctcttcctttctccctgctctctcctcttccacctctaCAGGGTCAGTCATGAGGCAGGGGGCAATCCGGAAGCAGCTAGCACACAGTGCCTCCCTCAGTCTCAAGGAGCAGCAGGCCACTACTGCCCTGCTAGGGGCCGTGTCGGGGTCTCTGGGGGCCCTGGCCCAGTCCGTACAGCAGCTGGTGGAGTCGCAGCAGGAGTTTGTACGCGATTCCCTGCAGATGCAGCGAGAGACTGTGAGCGTCCTGCGAGACTTCTCCACCAATGCCCTGGCTCTCCTGCGGGACAAGGTCAACGGCCACCCACCGCCTTAA
- the LOC129821950 gene encoding mitochondrial import inner membrane translocase subunit TIM50-like, translated as MFTGSVPFKMSATSMFPMCVRASRGLLRLRNGGRGGSNSTGVDLIRALSTEKPPTGDGSATGGLAQAILQERLQQQQKSQGQPPPEGDGDSEQKQDQGEDKKQKENTAYAKKMVMRLAGLMGIGGAVGMVYVFGSNSVDEQGNAIPDQFDNDAPVIQQLRRTFKYFQDYRQMIIEPTSPKLLPDPLREPYYQPPYTLVLELTDVLLHPEWSLATGWRFKKRPGIDYLFQQLAPLYEIVIFTAETGMTAYPLIDSIDPQGFVMYRLFRDATRYMEGHHVKDVSCLNRDTSKVIVVDCKREAFSLQPFNGMALTKWDGNSEDRTLYDLAHFLKTIALSGVDDVRSVLENYALEDDPIEAFKRRQAQLAQEEEQRLAELAQPKKQGISLGSIAGRFWRSKPQ; from the exons ATGTTCACCGGTTCTGTCCCATTCAAGATGTCGGCAACGTCGATGTTCCCCATGTGTGTCCGGGCGAGCAGGGGCCTCCTCAGGCTCAGGAACGGAGGGAGAGGGGGTTCCAACTCCACGGGGGTGGACTTGATTCGGGCACTTTCCACGGAGAAGCCGCCAACAGGAGATGGCAGTGCTACAGGTGGACTCGCTCAAGCAATCTTACAAGAGAGGCTTCAGCAGCAACAGAAGAGTCAG GGACAGCCCCCTCCAGAGGGGGATGGGGACTCGGAGCAGAAGCAGGACCAGGGAGAGGACAAGAAACAGAAGGAGAACACAGCTTATGCCAAGAAGATGGTGATGCGTTTAGCAGGCCTGATGGGGATAGGGGGTGCCGTCGGCATGGTGTACGTATTCG GTAGCAATTCAGTGGATGAACAAGGAAACGCG ATTCCAGATCAGTTTGACAATG ACGCCCCGGTTATCCAGCAGTTGAGAAGGACGTTCAAGTACTTCCAAGACTACAGACAG ATGATCATTGAGCCCACGAGCCCCAAGCTGCTTCCTGACCCCCTGAGGGAGCCCTACTACCAGCCTCCCTACACCCTGGTCCTAGAGCTCACAGACGTCCTGCTGCACCCCGAGTGGTCG CTGGCTACAGGCTGGCGCTTCAAGAAGAGGCCAGGCATCGACTACCtgttccagcagctagccccTCTCTACGAGATAGTCATCTTCACTGCTGAAACAGGCATG ACGGCGTACCCTCTGATTGACAGCATTGACCCCCAGGGCTTTGTCATGTACCGCCTCTTCAGGGACGCCACGCGTTACATGGAGGGACATCACGTCAAG GACGTGTCGTGTCTGAACCGGGATACCTCCAAGGTGATAGTGGTGGACTGTAAGAGGGAAGCCTTCAGCCTGCAGCCTTTCAACGGCATGGCTCTGACGAAGTGGGACGGCAACTCAGAAGACCGAACACTCTACGACCTAGCTCATTTCCTCAAGA CCATTGCTCTCAGTGGAGTGGATGACGTGCGTTCTGTGCTGGAGAACTACGCACTGGAAGATGACCCCATAGAGGCCTTCAAACGCAGACAAGCACAGTTGGCACAG gaggaggagcagaggttGGCTGAGCTGGCCCAGCCGAAGAAGCAGGGCATCTCCTTGGGCTCCATCGCCGGACGGTTCTGGCGCTCCAAACCACAGTGA
- the LOC129821952 gene encoding ras-related protein Rab-1A-like, with translation MNPEYDYLFKLLLIGDSGVGKSCLLLRFADDTYTESYISTIGVDFKIRTIEMEQKTVKLQIWDTAGQERFRTITSSYYRGAHGIIIVYDVTDQESFNNVKQWLEEIDRYACENVSKLLVGNKCDLVSKKVVDSATGQEFASSLKIPFLETSAKNADNVEKSFLTMASEIQKRVGSDGVQSEAAKVGNKINSAPLWPGGKDEAAAEEGNSCC, from the exons ATGAATCCTGAATA TGACTACCTGTTCAAGCTGCTTCTTATAGGAGACTCTGGTGTCGGCAAGTCTTGCCTGCTCTTGCGGTTTGCG GATGACACCTACACAGAGAGCTACATCAGCACAATTGGGGTCGACTTTAAGATCAGAACGATTGAAATGGAACAGAAGACTGTCAAATTACAAATT TgggacacagctggacaagagaGGTTCCGGACCATCACATCCAGCTACTACAGAGGAGCACATGGGATCATCATTGTATATGATGTCACTGATCAG GAGTCCTTTAACAACGTGAAGCAGTGGTTGGAGGAGATTGACCGCTATGCGTGTGAAAATGTCTCCAAGTTGCTTGTGGGAAACAAGTGTGACTTGGTCTCTAAAAAGGTAGTGGACTCTGCCACTGGTCAA GAATTTGCTTCATCTCTAAAGATTCCATTCCTGGAGACCAGTGCGAAAAATGCTGATAATGTAGAGAAATCATTTTTAACCATGGCCTCTGAAATACAGAAGCGTGTTGGAAGTGATGGTGTTCAGAGTGAGGCTGCTAAAGTGGGCAACAAGATAAACAGTGCACCCCTTTGGCCCGGGGGGAAAGATGAGGCTGCCGCAGAGGAGGGGAATTCTTGTTGCTAA